From Melitaea cinxia chromosome 3, ilMelCinx1.1, whole genome shotgun sequence, one genomic window encodes:
- the LOC123667950 gene encoding uncharacterized protein LOC123667950: MKCSVCSSIYTDGVYCNGCQRNMDFSCASISEAGYRKLGPDRRAGWRCPQCKLASASPKPAKGSECAPPGAVSIEMVLSEVQDLKGQFSKLSEILEDVKSIKNEILNLKESFEFNSAKLESLESRVSDVENQVAKIQQSELKLSEDVALLKRDNTNREQWSRLNNLEIKGVPLKTNENLFNIIENISKIVGYAFPKTQINYIARVPTHGSKDKSIIVSFINRYIKEEFIAASRAHKRITTKEIGFAEDRFIYINDHLVPELKKLLTKTKELAKNKEYRYVWVKYGKIHVRKNDKSPVQIISKELDLNKLL, encoded by the coding sequence atgaaGTGCAGCGTTTGTAGTTCTATTTACACTGATGGGGTGTACTGCAACGGTTGCCAACGTAATATGGACTTCTCCTGTGCATCGATTTCTGAAGCCGGTTACCGTAAACTCGGTCCCGATCGTAGAGCGGGTTGGAGGTGTCCGCAATGCAAACTGGCGTCCGCAAGCCCTAAGCCAGCCAAAGGCTCCGAATGTGCTCCCCCCGGTGCCGTTAGTATTGAGATGGTTCTATCAGAGGTACAAGATCTAAAAGGTCAGTTCAGTAAGCTTTCAGAGATTCTCGAAGATGTAAAGTCAATCAAGAATGAAATACTGAATCTTAAGGAATCCTTCGAGTTTAACAGTGCCAAGCTTGAAAGCTTGGAATCTAGAGTATCAGATGTCGAAAATCAAGTTGCTAAAATACAACAATCCGAATTAAAACTCTCAGAGGATGTTGCTTTACTTAAGAGGGATAATACTAACCGTGAGCAGTGGTCGCGTTTGAATAATTTAGAAATCAAGGGTGTACCGCTTAAGACAAACGAGAACCTGTTCAATATAATTGAGAACATTTCAAAAATAGTGGGATACGCATTTCCGAAGACTCAGATTAATTACATCGCTCGTGTTCCGACACATGGATCGAAAGACAAGTCGATTATAGTTAGTTTTATTAACCGATATATTAAAGAAGAATTTATTGCTGCATCGCGAGCTCATAAGCGCATAACAACAAAAGAAATTGGGTTTGCAGAAGatcgttttatatatattaatgaccATCTTGTCCCGGAATTGAAGAAATTATTGACTAAAACTAAAGAGCTCGCTAAGAATAAAGAATACCGTTATGTATGGGTTAAGTATGGTAAAATACATGTAAGAAAGAATGACAAGTCTCCTGTTCAAATTATCTCAAAAGAATTAGATTTAAACAAACttctttaa
- the LOC123669219 gene encoding cytochrome b5-like: MATVQSPPEINLTSALPVKQENDLDLVALTMAALRLVNPWSVDTSNKWSQRIEPGTPEAKDRVITLAEVSLHDTPKDCWVVIYDRVYDITDFLDEHPGGDEIMLEYAGRDASTAFRSSGHSRIATKALDRFLLGELPIHERMYRRPGGIRLSDIPE, translated from the exons ATGGCCACCGTGCAGTCTCCTCCGGAAATTAATCTGACGTCGGCCCTGCCCGTGAAACAAGAGAACGATTTAGATTTGGTCGCATTAACAATGGCGGCTTTACGCCTTGTAAATCCCTGGTCTGTGGACACCTCAAACAAATGGTCGCAGCGTATCGAACCAGGAACTCCTGAAGCAAAAGATCGCGTTATCACTTTGGCAGAAGTGTCTCTACACGATACCCCTAAAGATTGTTGGGTAGTCATTTACGATAGGGTCTATGACATCACGGATTTTCTCGATGAG CATCCTGGTGGAGATGAGATTATGTTAGAATACGCTGGACGAGACGCAAGTACCGCTTTTAGGAGTTCGGGGCACTCTAGGATAGCCACTAAAGCGCTGGACCGCTTTTTGCTTGGAGAGCTCCCGATACACGAACGCATGTATCGCCGACCTGGAGGCATTCGTCTTAGCGATATACCTGAATGA
- the LOC123667972 gene encoding piggyBac transposable element-derived protein 4-like yields MDYSSDDSMDDPDFCPSIESYDDSSESDSGNEAWNPPPTSRRISTFSEDQLPALPDIQRRRTPRSKTMPPDDTVNLPSTSGATSTEISESEWVKQKIENLEWVMPTADDPEQIPYTVPFSGMKDIYTGILANANPIDYFDLFLTRDIVEHIIEQTNLFATQNLLDNNDVGPQARAHSWYPVTVDEMLKFLALIGWMGLVKLPAIKDYWRVHKLYGLPLARTVMPRNRFELILKYIHFSDNTEADTEDRLCKIRDVLDKFIENYKKMYTPGEDICVDESLIPWRGRLIFRQYIPNKAAKYGIKVFKLCTEKGYTWNLYVYCGKSKEKDVDVSEKTVMTLAQGLLDEGRTIYTDNYYTSVPLAYRLRRRKTHLVGTLRSNRKHLPKDVIAAKLKRGEMSCKQTKDGIVVLKWRDKRDVRMLTIKTSGLKTEVTQTRKRTPIIRPVTISNYNSGKTSIDISDQMATYGSALRRCTKWYRKLFIEVLWGTSLVNAHFLYNKYSTKKKLTITEFREQVITGLLDRHSQPCVTDHLLRCQEEPQEM; encoded by the coding sequence atggACTATAGTAGTGATGATTCAATGGACGATCCCGATTTCTGTCCCAGTATAGAAAGTTATGACGATTCAAGCGAATCAGATAGTGGAAATGAAGCTTGGAATCCACCACCTACATCAAGACGAATTTCAACATTTTCAGAGGATCAATTGCCTGCACTGCCAGATATACAGAGACGAAGAACTCCACGTTCAAAAACAATGCCACCAGACGATACAGTTAATCTTCCAAGTACTTCTGGAGCCACCTCAACAGAGATATCAGAGTCTGAATGGGTcaaacaaaaaattgaaaaccTAGAATGGGTTATGCCAACTGCAGATGATCCAGAACAGATACCGTACACTGTGCCTTTTTCAGGAATGAAAGACATTTATACGGGTATCTTGGCAAATGCAAACCCTATTGATTACTTTGATCTTTTTCTGACAAGAGACATTGTGGAGCACATTATTGAACAAACTAATCTTTTTGCTACACAGAACCTATTAGATAACAACGACGTAGGTCCCCAAGCTCGAGCGCATTCTTGGTATCCAGTCACTGTCGACGAAATGCTCAAATTTTTGGCATTAATTGGTTGGATGGGCTTAGTGAAACTGCCTGCAATAAAAGATTATTGGAGAGTACATAAACTTTATGGACTTCCATTGGCAAGAACAGTCATGCCAAGAAATCGCTTTGAGCTAATattgaaatacatacatttttcgGATAACACTGAAGCAGATACTGAGGACAGATTGTGCAAAATTAGAGATGTACTTGATAAATTTATTGAGAATTATAAGAAAATGTACACCCCAGGCGAAGACATCTGCGTCGACGAATCTCTCATTCCTTGGCGCGGTAGATTGATATTTCGCcaatatatacctaataaagCAGCGAAATATGGTATCAAGGTGTTCAAGCTCTGCACTGAAAAGGGTTACACCTggaatttatatgtatattgcgGAAAATCGAAAGAAAAAGACGTCGATGTTTCGGAAAAAACGGTTATGACTCTTGCGCAAGGTCTTCTTGACGAGGGAAGAACTATTTATACCGATAATTATTACACAAGCGTCCCGCTAGCATACAGACTACGACGCCGAAAAACCCACCTTGTTGGTACCCTCAGATCCAACCGAAAACATCTACCAAAAGATGTCATTGCTGCGAAATTGAAAAGAGGGGAAATGAGCTGTAAGCAAACTAAAGATGGCATTGTAGTCTTGAAATGGCGCGATAAACGGGATGTGAGAATGCTCACAATAAAAACATCTGGTCTCAAGACAGAGGTCACCCAAACTAGAAAAAGGACACCTATTATCAGGCCAGTAACCATCAGTAACTATAACAGCGGCAAAACATCTATTGATATTAGCGACCAAATGGCCACATATGGCAGTGCTTTGAGGCGTTGTACTAAATGGTACCGAAAGCTGTTCATTGAGGTACTATGGGGAACAAGCCTAGTCAATGCCCATTTTCTCTATAACAAATATTCTACCAAAAAGAAACTAACCATCACGGAATTTCGAGAACAAGTTATCACAGGACTACTTGATAGACATTCTCAGCCCTGTGTAACTGACCATCTACTTCGATGCCAAGAAGAGCCTCAGGAAATGTGA